One part of the Solanum dulcamara chromosome 8, daSolDulc1.2, whole genome shotgun sequence genome encodes these proteins:
- the LOC129900957 gene encoding peptide-N4-(N-acetyl-beta-glucosaminyl)asparagine amidase A-like, whose product MSASPPPLMAILIFFFIISFIAPFSSSFPEHHFQFTKNSYRHNISSQSQQYIEVSRPLSFANLPPSCTLNIFTHDFGNTMGLPPVSTSYSPPPNCSWTHVALQFNASSKGEQYYRIAAVWLDGAELLRTSTAEPTDDGIFWTVTKDVTRYSSILVNENISLSVMLQNLVNDIYTGVYQVNISFLYYNVKKMDVSLSKSNNRKLKLENDLRSEYKKPADLILPISGNGREGFWFRILNESEMHGQSVIIPKNTYKAVIEIYVSSHGYDEFWYTNPPDSYIQMNNLTTNRGHGAYREVLVNIDGNLVGSVVPFPVIFTGGINPMYWEPLVSIGAFDLPSYDIDLTPYLGLLLDGRAHFLGFGVNDSIPFWLVGANLHLWVDNNCAWPCEVQAKAFDFGTLKFKIERSSSFLGLDGSFEVEIKRKSEISFWVNSTAGNLTTIIKRELKFENEINFYLNGTEKKIEQKVKEEIEVRVLSESGGTISKTKVKRKFPLTITSKTLPSMENDTTLMLSDLDHEWKEKKKLDGGPSISLTNRQQCNGWMVVQDRNVLHGGATTQQAYSYSDEADCYSRTISAANGKLMNDTANSLCAAAPLKFGSFSAL is encoded by the coding sequence taGCTTTATTGCTCCATTTTCCTCTTCCTTTCCTGAACACCATttccagttcaccaaaaatagtTATCGCCACAACATTTCTTCACAGTCACAGCAATACATAGAAGTCAGTCGTCCATTGTCATTCGCAAATCTCCCTCCTTCTTGCACTTTGAATATCTTCACTCATGACTTCGGCAATACGATGGGTCTTCCTCCGGTCTCCACCTCTTACTCTCCTCCGCCCAACTGCTCCTGGACCCATGTCGCTCTTCAGTTCAATGCTTCTTCCAAAGGTGAGCAATACTACCGAATCGCCGCCGTCTGGCTTGATGGTGCCGAGCTCCTCCGTACCAGCACCGCCGAGCCTACCGACGACGGCATTTTCTGGACTGTTACCAAGGATGTTACCAGGTACTCCTCCATCCTGGTCAACGAGAATATATCTCTTTCTGTCATGCTGCAAAATCTGGTCAACGATATTTATACAGGTGTTTATCAGGTAAATATTAGTTTCTTGTACTACAATGTTAAGAAAATGGATGTTTCGTTATCGAAGAGTAATAATCGGAAACTGAAGCTGGAAAATGATTTGAGAAGTGAGTATAAAAAACCCGCAGATTTGATATTACCAATATCGGGAAATGGGAGAGAAGGATTTTGGTTCCGAATTCTAAACGAATCGGAGATGCATGGGCAGAGTGTTATTATTCCGAAGAATACATACAAAGCTGTGATTGAGATTTACGTATCATCACACGGGTATGATGAGTTTTGGTACACGAATCCTCCTGATTCCTACATACAAATGAATAATTTGACTACCAACAGAGGCCATGGAGCATACAGGGAAGTATTGGTGAATATAGATGGGAATTTGGTTGGATCCGTGGTTCCCTTTCCCGTTATTTTCACTGGTGGAATTAATCCTATGTACTGGGAACCACTGGTTTCAATTGGGGCCTTTGATCTTCCTTCTTATGACATTGATTTAACACCATATTTGGGGCTTCTACTCGACGGTCGAGCCCATTTTCTAGGGTTTGGGGTGAATGATAGTATCCCATTCTGGCTTGTGGGTGCCAATTTGCACCTTTGGGTGGATAACAATTGCGCATGGCCTTGTGAAGTGCAGGCTAAAGCTTTTGATTTTGGTACCCTTAAGTTCAAGATTGAGCGGTCTTCGAGTTTTCTAGGCCTGGATGGATCATTTGAGGTTGAGATTAAGAGGAAGAGCGAGATTTCTTTTTGGGTGAACTCAACAGCAGGAAATTTGACTACTATAATCAAGCGAGAATTGAAGTTCGAGAACGAAATAAACTTTTATCTAAACGGAACTGAGAAAAAGATTGAGCAAAAAGTGAAGGAAGAGATTGAAGTTAGAGTGCTGTCTGAAAGTGGAGGCACGATCTCTAAAACCAAAGTGAAGAGGAAATTTCCGCTTACTATAACCTCCAAGACTTTACCATCAATGGAGAATGATACGACCTTGATGCTTTCTGATCTGGACCATGAatggaaggagaagaagaagttgGACGGAGGTCCTTCAATCTCATTGACAAATCGGCAGCAATGCAATGGATGGATGGTTGTTCAAGATCGCAATGTTTTACATGGTGGGGCAACCACTCAACAAGCTTATTCTTACTCCGATGAAGCTGATTGCTATTCTCGAACCATTTCAGCTGCCAATGGCAAGCTTATGAATGACACTGCAAACAGTCTTTGTGCAGCAGCTCCTTTGAAGTTTGGTTCATTTTCTGCTTTGTGA